In a single window of the Nicotiana tomentosiformis chromosome 8, ASM39032v3, whole genome shotgun sequence genome:
- the LOC104109509 gene encoding kinesin-like protein KIN-5B isoform X5 has translation METKSPCPPYTVTVRRNPPRRARPTPSSAVPNSLPRSPPRNISSFPIEDILSIEVPEKQLLTEHPSSSENLKVFLRVRPLISQRETAKIEKTAAEMKKTTKNAWPKNPKSTNALPKKLKKSYEVCVTVNDAHSVTLLPPQSLQDAKRIKSEVYEGFSHVFSSQASQREVYEEMVNPLVEDFLKGKSGMLAALGPSGSGKTHTIFGCGRDPGMVPLALRRILSQEEGEKKKSRRIFYLSMFEISSEKGKSEKIFDLSQDGADLCIQQSSIKGVQQAVLYDAQQAESLIACGLLKRATAMTNSNSQSSRSQCIINIRCEYTRAGGKVGDNSNSAVLTIVDLAGAEREKKTGNQGVRLLESNFINNTSMVFGLCLRSLLEHQKNPRKPMQKHFQNSLLTRYLRDYLEGKKRMALLLTVRPGEEDYLDTSFLLRQASPYTKIKFDIVEEHGILNHNKRPVQTTPSMGKLKRMKLNQTENCEINQRSIERPELPNEEAAVEGVKDDSLTGVLVQSEEIITIEANERNILRVDHVELERKERNHQILQNFGKALWKVLKEYKRKLEVAENEICTLRDCLSCEKTRSAELENQLRDWQSNCCCRKGVSSEESSREEDEFRGKGSLDCEARQSTDQNEVDENVTCTPRDCIIIKKTRWAELENELMDWQSNCRCRKGVSSEVSSREVDELRRKISLDFEDHQSIGCNEVTSEAYSCHLEGSAHARNDERLDSTIAQQLESSIEDATGVEDLMKLIEMKAEITDLNGKATAVLSGSHSCTDQEYGQEEESSVRTSKATFINRDENDLLEEDHTLFDSVLPDCSVSSSKSSLFVENKSPFQVWEDQTQNEEDKVKSDAHTRTEERLDSTVGHMTAQKFERSIEDITGVEVPKIPDGMKAESINLKGKENALLSGSPSCTDQEYEQEEESFVCTSQATSISRDENDLLEEDHMLFDSVLPECTINSSESSLLVENNSSFPVVEDQTQNEEDKTAKTLESSTEDATGVEDQKIPDGMKAESTDLNGKANALLSGSPSFPDQEYEREENFFDSVVSTSQATSINRDEASLLEEDHTLFDSVLPECTVNSSESSLFIENNCSFPVLEDQTHNKEDKTAQKLESSIEDATGVEDLMKPNEMKAEITRLNGKATAVLTGSRSCTDQEDGQEMESSEFVVCTSQATFINRDGASLLEEDHALFDPVLAECTVSSSESSLFVEYNSSFPVVQNQSQNEEDKKPLGPSTMLMREEVVHAVGCHDNNTPEAVTKHGSCTKFQNADKPKRRLLPVSSILLKDIGNIDFKDENEKPKGVKAEKKGTSGKNRTQGSTSLIRLLKDNLAI, from the exons ATGGAGACGAAATCGCCGTGTCCGCCGTACACGGTGACCGTTCGCCGGAACCCTCCCCGGAGAGCAAGACCGACACCATCCTCCGCTGTTCCTAATTCGCTTCCCCGATCGCCGCCGCGAAACATCTCTTCATTCCCCATTGAGGATATTCTATCAATAGAAGTCCCTGAAAAACAACTTCTTACGGAGCATCCATCATCATCGGAGAATCTCAAGGTATTTCTGAGAGTCCGACCGTTAATTTCTCAACGAGAAACAGCGAAAATAGAAAAAACAGCTGctgaaatgaagaaaacaacaaaaaatgCTTGGCCTAAAAACCCTAAGTCCACCAATGCGTTGCCGAAGAAGCTCAAAAAGAGCTATGAAGTCTGTGTGACAGTGAATGATGCACATTCCGTTACCCTATTGCCTCCGCAGAGCTTACAAGACGCCAAACGTATTAAATCAGAAGTTTATGAAGGTTTTTCACATGTCTTCTCGTCACAAGCATCTCAG agggAAGTTTACGAAGAAATGGTGAATCCTTTAGTTGAGGATTTTCTGAAGGGTAAGAGTGGAATGTTAGCTGCATTGGGACCAAGTGGTTCTGGGAAGACTCATACCATCTTTGGCTGTGGAAGGGATCCTGGTATGGTGCCTCTCGCTCTTCGTCGAATTTTATCACAGGAAGAAGGAGAGAAGAAGAAGTCACGAAG GATATTTTATTTGTCCATGTTTGAGATCTCTTCTGAGAAAGGAAAATCTGAAAAGATATTTGATTTATCTCAAGATGGGGCTGATTTATGCATCCAACAATCATCTATTAAAGGCGTGCAACAG GCCGTACTTTATGATGCTCAGCAAGCTGAATCGTTAATTGCATGTGGACTTTTAAAACGTGCGACAGCTATGACGAATTCAAACAGTCAATCCAG TCGTTCACAGTGCATCATAAATATCCGCTGTGAATATACGAGGGCAGGTGGAAAAGTTGGTGATAACTCAAACAGTGCTGTGCTGACTATAGTTGACCTTGCTGGAGCTGAGAGGGAAAAGAAGACTGGAAATCAG GGGGTTAGATTGCTCGAAAGTAATTTTATCAACAACACTTCGATGGTGTTTGGCCTGTGCTTAAGG TCATTACTGGAGCATCAGAAGAACCCCAGAAAACCTATGCAGAAACACTTTCAAAACTCTCTG TTGACCAGATACTTACGAGATTATTTGGAAGGGAAGAAGCGGATGGCACTG CTTTTAACTGTTAGACCTGGGGAAGAAGACTACCTTGATACTTCTTTTCTGCTAAGGCAGGCTTCACCATATACAAAAATCAA GTTTGACATCGTTGAAGAACATGGGATTTTAAACCACAATAAGAGGCCTGTGCAAACAACGCCTAGCATGGGGAAGCTTAAAAGAATGAAGTTGAACCAAACTGAAAATTGTGAG ATCAATCAAAGAAGCATTGAACGTCCTGAACTTCCGAATGAAG AAGCTGCTGTGGAAGGAGTGAAGGATGACAGCTTGACAGGCGTTCTTGTTCAGTCTGAGGAAATCATCACTATTGAAGCAAATGAGAGGAATATTCTCAGAGTTGATCacgttgaattggaaagaaaagagagaaatcaTCAGATTCTGCAAAATTTTGGAAAGGCTTTGTGGAAAGTCTTGAAAGAATACAAGAGAAAACTTGAG GTGGCTGAAAATGAAATTTGCACCCTCAGAGATTGCTTAAGCTGTGAGAAAACTAGATCCGCTGAACTAGAGAATCAACTGAGGGATTGGCAAAGTAACTGCTGCTGCAGGAAAGGAGTTTCAAGTGAGGAATCCTCCAGAGAAGAGGATGAATTCAGAGGAAAAGGTTCATTAGATTGTGAGGCGCGTCAATCCACTGATCAGAATGAG GTGGACGAAAATGTAACCTGCACTCCCAGAGACTGCATAATCATCAAGAAAACAAGATGGGCTGAACTAGAGAATGAACTGATGGATTGGCAAAGTAACTGCCGCTGCAGGAAGGGGGTTTCAAGTGAGGTTTCCTCCAGAGAAGTGGATGAACTCAGAAGAAAAATCTCTTTAGATTTTGAGGATCATCAATCCATTGGTTGCAATGAG GTGACATCTGAAGCTTATTCTTGTCATTTGGAAGGGTCTGCGCATGCGAGAAATGATGAGCGGCTTGACTCCACT ATTGCTCAGCAGCTCGAAAGTTCTATTGAAGATGCTACTGGTGTTGAAGATCTGATGAAACTAATTGAAATGAAAGCAGAGATTACAGATTTGAATGGCAAAGCAACTGCTGTATTAAGCGGGTCACACTCTTGCACTGATCAGGAGTACGGGCAAGAAGAAGAAAGTTCTG TCCGCACTTCCAAAGCGACTTTCATAAACAGAGACGAGAACGACCTGTTGGAAGAGGACCACACACTTTTTGATTCAGTACTTCCAGATTGTTCAGTCAGCTCTTCTAAGTCATCTCTCTTCGTTGAAAATAAGAGCCCTTTTCAAGTGTGGGAGGACCAAACACAAAACGAAGAGGACAAG GTGAAGTCAGATGCACATACGAGAACTGAGGAGCGGCTTGACTCCACTGTAGGACATATG ACTGCCCAGAAGTTCGAAAGATCTATAGAAGATATTACTGGTGTTGAAGTTCCGAAGATTCCAGATGGAATGAAAGCAGAGAGTATAAATTTGAAAGGCAAAGAAAATGCTCTGTTAAGTGGGTCACCCTCTTGCACTGATCAGGAGTACGAGCAAGAAGAGGAAAGTTTTG TCTGCACTTCCCAAGCGACTTCAATAAGCAGAGACGAGAACGACCTGTTGGAAGAGGACCACATGCTTTTTGATTCAGTACTTCCAGAATGTACAATCAACTCTTCTGAGTCATCGCTCCTCGTTGAAAATAACAGCTCTTTTCCAGTGGTTGAGGACCAAACACAAAACGAAGAGGACAAG ACTGCTAAGACGCTCGAAAGTTCTACTGAAGATGCTACTGGTGTTGAAGATCAGAAGATTCCAGATGGAATGAAAGCAGAGAGTACAGATTTGAATGGCAAAGCAAATGCTTTGTTAAGTGGGTCACCCTCTTTCCCTGATCAGGAGTACGAGCGAGAAGAGAATTTTTTTG ATTCTGTAGTAAGCACTTCTCAAGCGACTTCCATAAACAGAGACGAGGCCAGCCTGCTGGAAGAGGACCACACGCTTTTTGATTCAGTACTTCCTGAATGTACAGTCAACTCTTCTGAGTCATCTCTCTTCATTGAAAATAACTGCTCTTTTCCAGTGCTGGAGGACCAAACACACAACAAAGAGGATAAG ACTGCTCAGAAGCTTGAAAGTTCTATTGAAGATGCTACTGGTGTTGAAGATCTGATGAAACCAAATGAAATGAAAGCAGAGATTACACGTTTGAATGGCAAAGCAACTGCTGTATTAACTGGGTCACGCTCTTGTACTGATCAGGAGGACGGGCAAGAAATGGAAAGTTCTG AATTTGTAGTCTGCACTTCCCAAGCAACTTTCATAAACAGAGACGGGGCCAGCCTGTTGGAAGAGGATCATGCGCTTTTTGATCCAGTACTTGCAGAATGTACAGTCAGCTCTTCCGAGTCATCTCTCTTCGTTGAATATAACAGCTCTTTTCCAGTGGTGCAGAACCAATCACAAAATGAAGAGGACAAG AAACCATTGGGTCCATCGACAATGTTAATGCGTGAGGAAGTTGTACATGCTGTAGGATGCCATGATAACAACACACCTGAAGCAGTTACCAAACATGGTTCCTGCACTAAATTTCAGAATGCAGATAAGCCAAAAAG GAGACTTCTACCAGTTTCGTCCATCTTATTAAAAGATATAGGCAATATAGACTTCAAGGACGAGAATGAGAAACCAAAG GGAGTCAAGGCAGAAAAGAAAGGAACTTCTGGTAAGAACAGAACTCAGGGCAGCACTTCACTTATTCGTTTGCTCAAGGATAATCTTGCTATCTAG
- the LOC104109509 gene encoding kinesin-like protein KIN-5B isoform X2, producing METKSPCPPYTVTVRRNPPRRARPTPSSAVPNSLPRSPPRNISSFPIEDILSIEVPEKQLLTEHPSSSENLKVFLRVRPLISQRETAKIEKTAAEMKKTTKNAWPKNPKSTNALPKKLKKSYEVCVTVNDAHSVTLLPPQSLQDAKRIKSEVYEGFSHVFSSQASQREVYEEMVNPLVEDFLKGKSGMLAALGPSGSGKTHTIFGCGRDPGMVPLALRRILSQEEGEKKKSRRIFYLSMFEISSEKGKSEKIFDLSQDGADLCIQQSSIKGVQQAVLYDAQQAESLIACGLLKRATAMTNSNSQSSRSQCIINIRCEYTRAGGKVGDNSNSAVLTIVDLAGAEREKKTGNQGVRLLESNFINNTSMVFGLCLRSLLEHQKNPRKPMQKHFQNSLLTRYLRDYLEGKKRMALLLTVRPGEEDYLDTSFLLRQASPYTKIKFDIVEEHGILNHNKRPVQTTPSMGKLKRMKLNQTENCEINQRSIERPELPNEAAVEGVKDDSLTGVLVQSEEIITIEANERNILRVDHVELERKERNHQILQNFGKALWKVLKEYKRKLEVAENEICTLRDCLSCEKTRSAELENQLRDWQSNCCCRKGVSSEESSREEDEFRGKGSLDCEARQSTDQNEVDENVTCTPRDCIIIKKTRWAELENELMDWQSNCRCRKGVSSEVSSREVDELRRKISLDFEDHQSIGCNEVTSEAYSCHLEGSAHARNDERLDSTIAQQLESSIEDATGVEDLMKLIEMKAEITDLNGKATAVLSGSHSCTDQEYGQEEESSDSVVRTSKATFINRDENDLLEEDHTLFDSVLPDCSVSSSKSSLFVENKSPFQVWEDQTQNEEDKVKSDAHTRTEERLDSTVGHMTAQKFERSIEDITGVEVPKIPDGMKAESINLKGKENALLSGSPSCTDQEYEQEEESFVCTSQATSISRDENDLLEEDHMLFDSVLPECTINSSESSLLVENNSSFPVVEDQTQNEEDKTAKTLESSTEDATGVEDQKIPDGMKAESTDLNGKANALLSGSPSFPDQEYEREENFFDSVVSTSQATSINRDEASLLEEDHTLFDSVLPECTVNSSESSLFIENNCSFPVLEDQTHNKEDKTAQKLESSIEDATGVEDLMKPNEMKAEITRLNGKATAVLTGSRSCTDQEDGQEMESSEFVVCTSQATFINRDGASLLEEDHALFDPVLAECTVSSSESSLFVEYNSSFPVVQNQSQNEEDKKPLGPSTMLMREEVVHAVGCHDNNTPEAVTKHGSCTKFQNADKPKRRLLPVSSILLKDIGNIDFKDENEKPKGVKAEKKGTSGKNRTQGSTSLIRLLKDNLAI from the exons ATGGAGACGAAATCGCCGTGTCCGCCGTACACGGTGACCGTTCGCCGGAACCCTCCCCGGAGAGCAAGACCGACACCATCCTCCGCTGTTCCTAATTCGCTTCCCCGATCGCCGCCGCGAAACATCTCTTCATTCCCCATTGAGGATATTCTATCAATAGAAGTCCCTGAAAAACAACTTCTTACGGAGCATCCATCATCATCGGAGAATCTCAAGGTATTTCTGAGAGTCCGACCGTTAATTTCTCAACGAGAAACAGCGAAAATAGAAAAAACAGCTGctgaaatgaagaaaacaacaaaaaatgCTTGGCCTAAAAACCCTAAGTCCACCAATGCGTTGCCGAAGAAGCTCAAAAAGAGCTATGAAGTCTGTGTGACAGTGAATGATGCACATTCCGTTACCCTATTGCCTCCGCAGAGCTTACAAGACGCCAAACGTATTAAATCAGAAGTTTATGAAGGTTTTTCACATGTCTTCTCGTCACAAGCATCTCAG agggAAGTTTACGAAGAAATGGTGAATCCTTTAGTTGAGGATTTTCTGAAGGGTAAGAGTGGAATGTTAGCTGCATTGGGACCAAGTGGTTCTGGGAAGACTCATACCATCTTTGGCTGTGGAAGGGATCCTGGTATGGTGCCTCTCGCTCTTCGTCGAATTTTATCACAGGAAGAAGGAGAGAAGAAGAAGTCACGAAG GATATTTTATTTGTCCATGTTTGAGATCTCTTCTGAGAAAGGAAAATCTGAAAAGATATTTGATTTATCTCAAGATGGGGCTGATTTATGCATCCAACAATCATCTATTAAAGGCGTGCAACAG GCCGTACTTTATGATGCTCAGCAAGCTGAATCGTTAATTGCATGTGGACTTTTAAAACGTGCGACAGCTATGACGAATTCAAACAGTCAATCCAG TCGTTCACAGTGCATCATAAATATCCGCTGTGAATATACGAGGGCAGGTGGAAAAGTTGGTGATAACTCAAACAGTGCTGTGCTGACTATAGTTGACCTTGCTGGAGCTGAGAGGGAAAAGAAGACTGGAAATCAG GGGGTTAGATTGCTCGAAAGTAATTTTATCAACAACACTTCGATGGTGTTTGGCCTGTGCTTAAGG TCATTACTGGAGCATCAGAAGAACCCCAGAAAACCTATGCAGAAACACTTTCAAAACTCTCTG TTGACCAGATACTTACGAGATTATTTGGAAGGGAAGAAGCGGATGGCACTG CTTTTAACTGTTAGACCTGGGGAAGAAGACTACCTTGATACTTCTTTTCTGCTAAGGCAGGCTTCACCATATACAAAAATCAA GTTTGACATCGTTGAAGAACATGGGATTTTAAACCACAATAAGAGGCCTGTGCAAACAACGCCTAGCATGGGGAAGCTTAAAAGAATGAAGTTGAACCAAACTGAAAATTGTGAG ATCAATCAAAGAAGCATTGAACGTCCTGAACTTCCGAATGAAG CTGCTGTGGAAGGAGTGAAGGATGACAGCTTGACAGGCGTTCTTGTTCAGTCTGAGGAAATCATCACTATTGAAGCAAATGAGAGGAATATTCTCAGAGTTGATCacgttgaattggaaagaaaagagagaaatcaTCAGATTCTGCAAAATTTTGGAAAGGCTTTGTGGAAAGTCTTGAAAGAATACAAGAGAAAACTTGAG GTGGCTGAAAATGAAATTTGCACCCTCAGAGATTGCTTAAGCTGTGAGAAAACTAGATCCGCTGAACTAGAGAATCAACTGAGGGATTGGCAAAGTAACTGCTGCTGCAGGAAAGGAGTTTCAAGTGAGGAATCCTCCAGAGAAGAGGATGAATTCAGAGGAAAAGGTTCATTAGATTGTGAGGCGCGTCAATCCACTGATCAGAATGAG GTGGACGAAAATGTAACCTGCACTCCCAGAGACTGCATAATCATCAAGAAAACAAGATGGGCTGAACTAGAGAATGAACTGATGGATTGGCAAAGTAACTGCCGCTGCAGGAAGGGGGTTTCAAGTGAGGTTTCCTCCAGAGAAGTGGATGAACTCAGAAGAAAAATCTCTTTAGATTTTGAGGATCATCAATCCATTGGTTGCAATGAG GTGACATCTGAAGCTTATTCTTGTCATTTGGAAGGGTCTGCGCATGCGAGAAATGATGAGCGGCTTGACTCCACT ATTGCTCAGCAGCTCGAAAGTTCTATTGAAGATGCTACTGGTGTTGAAGATCTGATGAAACTAATTGAAATGAAAGCAGAGATTACAGATTTGAATGGCAAAGCAACTGCTGTATTAAGCGGGTCACACTCTTGCACTGATCAGGAGTACGGGCAAGAAGAAGAAAGTTCTG ATTCTGTAGTCCGCACTTCCAAAGCGACTTTCATAAACAGAGACGAGAACGACCTGTTGGAAGAGGACCACACACTTTTTGATTCAGTACTTCCAGATTGTTCAGTCAGCTCTTCTAAGTCATCTCTCTTCGTTGAAAATAAGAGCCCTTTTCAAGTGTGGGAGGACCAAACACAAAACGAAGAGGACAAG GTGAAGTCAGATGCACATACGAGAACTGAGGAGCGGCTTGACTCCACTGTAGGACATATG ACTGCCCAGAAGTTCGAAAGATCTATAGAAGATATTACTGGTGTTGAAGTTCCGAAGATTCCAGATGGAATGAAAGCAGAGAGTATAAATTTGAAAGGCAAAGAAAATGCTCTGTTAAGTGGGTCACCCTCTTGCACTGATCAGGAGTACGAGCAAGAAGAGGAAAGTTTTG TCTGCACTTCCCAAGCGACTTCAATAAGCAGAGACGAGAACGACCTGTTGGAAGAGGACCACATGCTTTTTGATTCAGTACTTCCAGAATGTACAATCAACTCTTCTGAGTCATCGCTCCTCGTTGAAAATAACAGCTCTTTTCCAGTGGTTGAGGACCAAACACAAAACGAAGAGGACAAG ACTGCTAAGACGCTCGAAAGTTCTACTGAAGATGCTACTGGTGTTGAAGATCAGAAGATTCCAGATGGAATGAAAGCAGAGAGTACAGATTTGAATGGCAAAGCAAATGCTTTGTTAAGTGGGTCACCCTCTTTCCCTGATCAGGAGTACGAGCGAGAAGAGAATTTTTTTG ATTCTGTAGTAAGCACTTCTCAAGCGACTTCCATAAACAGAGACGAGGCCAGCCTGCTGGAAGAGGACCACACGCTTTTTGATTCAGTACTTCCTGAATGTACAGTCAACTCTTCTGAGTCATCTCTCTTCATTGAAAATAACTGCTCTTTTCCAGTGCTGGAGGACCAAACACACAACAAAGAGGATAAG ACTGCTCAGAAGCTTGAAAGTTCTATTGAAGATGCTACTGGTGTTGAAGATCTGATGAAACCAAATGAAATGAAAGCAGAGATTACACGTTTGAATGGCAAAGCAACTGCTGTATTAACTGGGTCACGCTCTTGTACTGATCAGGAGGACGGGCAAGAAATGGAAAGTTCTG AATTTGTAGTCTGCACTTCCCAAGCAACTTTCATAAACAGAGACGGGGCCAGCCTGTTGGAAGAGGATCATGCGCTTTTTGATCCAGTACTTGCAGAATGTACAGTCAGCTCTTCCGAGTCATCTCTCTTCGTTGAATATAACAGCTCTTTTCCAGTGGTGCAGAACCAATCACAAAATGAAGAGGACAAG AAACCATTGGGTCCATCGACAATGTTAATGCGTGAGGAAGTTGTACATGCTGTAGGATGCCATGATAACAACACACCTGAAGCAGTTACCAAACATGGTTCCTGCACTAAATTTCAGAATGCAGATAAGCCAAAAAG GAGACTTCTACCAGTTTCGTCCATCTTATTAAAAGATATAGGCAATATAGACTTCAAGGACGAGAATGAGAAACCAAAG GGAGTCAAGGCAGAAAAGAAAGGAACTTCTGGTAAGAACAGAACTCAGGGCAGCACTTCACTTATTCGTTTGCTCAAGGATAATCTTGCTATCTAG